The DNA sequence gcgggggggggaatAACGGACCTCCGAGGACCGCCCGCCTCCTGCGGCTTAAGCCGCTGGCGGCCGCCAGCAAGTCCACATGGAACCGATCTCCAGccggcacacagcaggccactccCTCTGAACGGTCAGAGGCGGCAGCTGGGGTGTCCTAAGGACACAGACATAAATTATTGCTCAACGTCTTTATTTACCCCCAAAAGCAGCCAGGGACAGCGGATGGCAGAGGCGTTACACTTTCCAGACGCCAAACAGCCCCCTTTCAACAAAACACATGTGGCTCCACCAGCCTTATTCCcaccctcccaagccccgggcctgCCCAGGCCCCCGAGACCACCCGCCAAGAGGCCCCGGAGCCCCCAGGGTTAATACGCAGCCCAGTAAGCAAACACCCCCTTGCACTCAGGTGAGCTGGGGAGACCAATATCCCTTGGTTCTGGCCAGGATCCCAGAAGGCAGGGATTGGACATAACAATAGGTACATAAGACccgaggtggggaaagggggagcgggGATGAGTTTGGATGATGGCACCCAGGAAAGTGGAGAGGGGTGACTCGACGCTTGGGGGGCACCCAACTCATTAAACCGAGTGCCGAGAAGCAGGAGAAACCCCGGGCTGAGCAGGATATAGAATCCACCACTCTTCTCACGGATGAATCTCTCGGTACAGGCGGAATGGAAAAAGGAACCTGCCCCCCACAAGGCAAATCCGCTGGTGGATTCTATTTGTTCCCACTCTTCCCTAGCAGCCAAAGAGGTTTAGATTTTCACTGGCATTTTCTGATGGTGCCAATACTCAAACTGGTTCAGCTGGGCCGCTCCGAAGCCTGGACTTGGGCCCGGAGTGGCAGGCCCCCAGCTGTCCCCGCAGAATTGCAGACCAGCTCCAGCCGCCAGCCCaacggcggggcccggggacagaaAAGAGACAGTGCCCATGTCTTGTGGCATCCTGACAGCACTCAACACACAGCTGCATGGGCCTGTGTTGGCACAAGTTTGGCCAGCCATGCCCACTTGGGCCTTCCAAACAACCCCAAGGACCTCTGCCTCGCTCCCGGCTGGATCTGCCCCCAAAGCACAAGCCTTAGACCTGGGGGAGGTGAGTCTTCAGCATCTGCTCTCACTCTCACCACCGCCCTGCTCCTGAGGAGCGGAGGCATAAACAGTTCCGCAGAGGGAACTGAATTTCAGAAAGCTCCAGGCCGACGGGGACCTTGATgggaaggactggagatgtagcaAATCTGAAACCTGGTTACCTGACACGttccctccttggactgtgaaggCCGAGGGGTACAAGGACCACGTCCTCTCCGATCATCCTGAACCCAACCCAGTACCCAACAGAGAATAAGGACttataaatgccatcatcctcattactaatagtagtaatagtatttgtgtgcagagctaatgtactcagcactgggaaataataatgttggtatttgttaagcgcttactatgtgcagagcactgttctaagcgccggggtagacatagggtatacgggtgggaattagacatagatcTCGtcctttgaggggctcacaacTGTGAAGCACCTTCACACTCTATGAAGCTACCTACcgggggagcagcatggcacagtagatagaatacgggtccgggagtcagaaggtcatggtttctaatcccggctctgctacttgtctgctacgtgaccctgggcaagtcgcttcacttatctgtgcctcagttacctcgtctgtaaaatggggtttgagactgtgaggcccacacaggacaaggaccgcgtccaacttgatttgcttgtatccacctcagcgcttagtatagtgcctggcacatagtgagcgcttaaccaataccatcttttttaaattatttattaatattaagcaGGGATCTCCGGACATCTAGCGCAGCTAAACACTGGAATTTTTACAAACCTGATTCAATCACTagagcagagaagcaaagtcCTGAAAACAGTCAAGAGACTGGACTGGAAGCAGGGGAAACGGTCCCTTTCCCAGTAAAAGGACCTCGTGTTGGGCTTTGAACATTGGAAATGGGGCCCTTCATCCTCAATACAGAAGCTCTTCTCAGGGAGGGGACTGACGAGTCCATTTCCACTGTTCGCTCACGTGTCGGGTGAGTTCCAAAGCCTGGCCTCTCTTGGTTATTCCCCACTTGACCCGTTCCGCAGCCCCAGCCACCTTCTGGTCTCCCAAGCACCATCTTGAAGCCTCTCTTGGCTATGCCTCACTCCTGAGCCCCACACTGGGGTGGTCTGGGCCCTGGCCCCAGGATCGCTGGAGCTGATTGAGGAGAGGCAGCAGCAGAGAATCCAGCACGGCCAGGCCTTCCCAGGAACACCTCAACCCTCTGGGGAGGAAACAAAGGCATAACATGAAGACCATCCACCCACCAGTGCCCCCAGACCCAATGTCCACCGGGCCTCCAATGAAGCTCCCCAAGATtcccccctccaaacccccaACCTCCACCACCATCCTGACCCTCCCAACATCCCCGACCCCCACACCTTCCGTCCAGGATCAGCAGGCCCTGGGCCTGCATCTGTTTCACTTCTTCGCAAGCTCCGAAAGCATCCCATAGGGTTAAGTGGGGATCAAAGCGCCGCCAGTgctagggaggggaagaggaagccagCTTGAGTCAAGGGTCAGAGCCACCCACAATCACGGCAGGGTTTATTGTTGCATGGGTTGGGTGTAGAATGTTGTTCGCCCTGCTGTGGCACAATGCCCGGCTACATTGGGAAGCTGAGTCTAGAATCGGGGGAACAGAGCAGACTTAGCTCTACGAGGGAGGACCGGGCAGGCTGAGCCCTGAGTACTGTTGGCTCGCTCCATTCCCCTAAGCCTGAATACCACCAGCCAATCTCATTGGAATGATGCTGCCCGCTTTGTGCTCTTAATTAGTACCATGAAGTTAAACAAAATCTAGTTTCCCACAGGAACAATGAGAAGGTGCCCCCAGTCTTGCTGGTGGAAAAAAGACATATAGAACAATGACTGTGGGAAACAAAACTAACAATGCAAGAAAACCATGTCAACCAGAGTAATCTGGCAcagtcctgggagggagggaggaggaaaagagggagggaggggagggagggaggaggcttcaCCATCCTACATTTAAATTCTGCAGGAGGTGGCCAAGTGTTATTAACAGGGTTAGTCGTGATCAAATGGCAGGACGCCTAGAGCCCTCAAGTGTACCCCAAAGTGGGATTCGGATCCCCATCACAGAGGTCCCGGGTGAGACGGGTGCTCCGGTACTCGCTGCATGAGGTGCCGTTTCGGCCCAGCCCACGGCTGACATGTCCATTCGGGCTGAGGGCACACACGCGTCCTCCCGCAGATCCGGGGAACCCCTTAGGAGTCACGCGACACCCTCTGTAATTGCCACCCCAGCTCTGGCCTCCTCCAGGTCCAGCCGTACCCGGGTCCAGGGCTCCAGGCAAAACCCGGTCCCGGCTCAGGGATCAGAGCTGGAGGAGGCGGCAGACGGTAGAGGCTCAACTGCGGCCGGGCCTCTAGGAGGACGGGATCAGGTGACATAGGCTGCGGGGCTCCCACCGATcctgatgtccatctcccacccATGACACTGGCCCCTAGGCCAAGGTGGACAAGGGCTTGGATCTGACCCAGGACAGCCAAGGACCCCCGAAGGGGTTGACACCCCCTGCCCAAAACTCATCCTTACCTGGTGAGTGACTCCCACATCCGTGCGCAGACCCAGAACCAAAACTTCTTCCAACCTGAAAGAGAGACCCCGATAAATTGCCCCACAGAAGCCTAGGCTGGATCCTGAGCTGGAAGCCCAGTCACCCCACCTGAAGGACCTCACGCCACCCCTGCCCTGGCTCCCGGGTCGGGGGTGAGCGGACACTCACAGCTCCAACTCGCCGAGGGGCACACGTTTCCGAGTGCCATGACCAAAGGCCAGCACCTCCCTCATCCAGTTGTCAGGCTCCAGGGTCTGGATCCGAGCCTCTCTGCGGTCCCGTCCCGCCCCCTGAGGCACAAACCGGCCGTGGGCCCCTAGGACGGAGCAACTGGGTAACACCAAACCACCCTCCGGCCCCGCcagtctctcccccgccccccagttctGAACCCCTGGCCGGAAGACTCACCCGGACCGACTCCGATGTACTGACCGCCCTGCCAGTAGGCCCAGTTGTGACTACTCAGAGCGCcctgtgagggaggaagggagggagtcgaAGAGGGAGGTATGGAGAGAAGGAcggtgggaaggaagaagagaagcaaagaaggagggagagagccccttcaaaagccatctcctccatgaTCGGGTCAGCCCATTAGCCACCCTGAGCGCTTGTCTGATTTATTtagcgttcattcatttatttatgcattATTTGTTCGTTTTTATTACCACCAACTGAACCTTTTCCTTTGTTGCCATGCCGGCCGTCTGGGTCTACCTGTCTCCTCCATCAGATTATAAACTTCTCAGGGGCAGCAACCATGCCTCCTACTGTTACTgcacccagtgcagtgctctgcattcaggaagTGCCCAGTACAGCCCTCCGCtttacagcaggtgctcaataaatgctgacgAAAACACGAGGAGCCGAGGACCAGCCAGAGGAGGAAGTAGCTCTTGAGGGGAGCCTAGGGAAGTAGACAGGGTCGTTTAGAGGGCccgagggggtcgggggtggtgAGAGAGGGGGTCACTGAAGTTCCAGGCAGCTCTGGGCTTCTGAGCTGTCACagccatgacctagtggatagtgcatggaactgggagtcagaaggacctgggttctaatcccagctcctccacttgtctgctatgaccttgggcaagtcccttctctgtgcctcaattatctcatctgtaaaacggggattaagactgtgagccccatgtgggacatggactggatcccaattgattagtttgcatctaccccagcccttagaacagtgcccggcacatggaaagcacttaataaataccatcaaaaaaaaggaaaagaaaagaaagagcctGGCAGCTGAGCCACCCCCACCTCACCACACACCTGTTCTTTCTGGGGCGATAGCTCTTCTTTAGTCTCTGCCCCGCCCGCCGCCACCTGCCCAGCTCTCCAGGTCTCCCCGTCAGATTCCCGCATCTGCTCCCTGCCCGACTCACATTCCTGGCAAAATTGGAGACCTCGTACTGGCGGAAGTTCGCCTCCCGGAGGGCCTCCCGGCCCGCCCGGTACATCTCCGCGCTgacctcgggggccggggccggcaggACACCCCGCTGCGCCCGGCGGAAGAGGGCAGTGCCCCGCTCCAGGGAGAGCTGGTAGAGGGAGAGGTGGTCGTCACAGCACTGGAGCAGGTGCGTCAGCTGCCGCCGCCAGGCCGCCACCGACTGTTCCGGGAGCCCGAACATCAAGTCCAGCGACGTGCGGCCGGGGAACAGCCTCCGGGCCTCCTCCAGGGTCTGCAGGGCTTCAGCGGCCGTGTGGGTCCTCCCCAGGAGGCGCAGCTCGGCGTCGTCCAGCGACTGACCGGCAAGGGAGAAGTAgcgggaggccggggagaggcggggtgaggggaggggggaggcagcgggtggggagaagcagcaggaaggagggcagggtcggggggagaggacgGAGAGGGCGGGGAGTGGCTGGGGCAAGGCCGGCCCGCGGGCAGCAGAGCTCAGGGCCAGGAAGAGAAgacgggagaggagagaagggcagggactgacctGGATGCCAACAGAGAGGCGGTTCACCCCCGAGGCCCGGAAGGCCTCCAGTCGCGAGGCCGCGGCGGAGGTGGGGTTCGCCTCCAGGGTGACCTCCGCGTCGGCCGGCACGTGGGCGGCCCGGGACACCGCTTCCAGGACCGCGGACACGGTGCGTGGACTGGCCAGGCTGGGGGTGCCCCCTCCGAAGAACACCGAGGTGACCCTGCCGGTCGGGAGACAGGGCGGGACacgtgggccggggccgggccaccTCAATGGGCAGATGGGCCTCCCCGGACCTTGGGGTGTGCCCGGCCGTCAGGACGGTAGAATAGACCTCCCGGGCCCCGATCCCGAGTTCCCGCAGGCGCGTAACAGACGGCTCGGCCCCTCACCGAGCCGGCGCTGGTCCCCGggggtctccccccaccctcctgacAACctcccgtgtgggatgggggtcGCCCCTtcgccccaccctctcccccactgttACCCGGCCCGCCTGCTCAacttctgccctccacccccgaTCCAGCTCCCTCGGGGGAAGTCCGTCCCCCCGCCAACCGGCCCAGCCTCCGTGTGTCCCCGCGTACCTCTTGACCTGGCTGAGTCGGAGTAGGGTCTGGGCCTCCCTGACCAGGCAGGCCCTCATGGCCGCCTCATCCACGCCCCGAGGGATGTACTTGTTGAAGTTGCAGTAACTGCAGCGCTTCTCGCAGAACGGCCACTGCGGGAGGGAGCGGGTCCCGAGGTCGggaagtgtcattcattcaatcctatcgattgaatccttactgtgtgcagagcactgtattaagtgtcaggacccctttcattcattcattcattcattcattcattcattcattcgtatttattgagcgcttactgtgtgcagagcaatgtactaagcgcttagaatgaacaattcggcaacagagagagaccatccctgcccaccaacctcCAACgagggccggcccgggcccccccagcccttcccatcCCGCCCAGAGATCTCTCCTTCCCAAACACCCCGGGGAGACGTCAGAGACGGGGATTTTACCCCTGCCACAGACAGGTCCACacatggcagataataataataacaatagtattggttaagctcttaccatgtgccaagccctattctaagcgctggggtagatacagtaataatgatggtatctgttcttatgctctcactataataataataattatggtatttgttaagcgcttactatgtgcagagcactgttctaagcgccgggggagatactgggtgatcagattgtcccacgcggggctcgcatttttgaatccccatttttacggatgaggtaagtgaggcacagagtggcgaagtaacttgcccaaggtcacccggcagacaagcggcggtgcggggattagaacccacgacccctgagtcccaaggccgggctcttgccactgagccacgccgcttctctgggtgccaagcactgctctaaaagcCGGACTGGCCGCAAGGGAATgctactgtcccacgtggggctccccttctcaatccagacgaggaaacggaggcccagagaagtgaagtgactcgcccacagtcacccagcagaccaggggcggaggggggatcagaacccacgacctcggactcccaagcccgtgatcttcccactaagccacgctgcttctctaagggcagttcccctccgccccccggcccctggaAGTCCGGCCCGGTGCCTGCGGGATTTGCACCCAGCACCCCGACTTGGGGGCAGGCGGGGCCGGACCCCCACTCACGTGCAGGTAGAGGGTGGCGCTGGCGTCGGCCCGGTTGGAAGCCTGGCCGGCGGGGGGCTCCGTGCGGGTGGCATGGCCAACCCCCTCTGCGAAGCGCTGTGCCCCCCTCGCCCAGCAAGGGGCCCGGACCCCGAAGCGTGCCAGGCCCGCACCGAGCTGACCGGAGGGCgaccctccccactccttccgcCCCCCGGAGCTCCTCCCCATCCTGGTCCCGCCCCCCggacaagggaaaggggagggagctttCCCAGCGCTTTACCCAAACCTTTTTGGACTCTCCTGCGAGCGGATTtcacatcctctccccctccggggaggagagaatgatcatcataataatgttggtatttgttaagcgcttactatgtgccgagcaccgttctaagcgctggggtgggtacaggttgtcccacgtgaggctcacagttaatccccgttttacagatgaggtaaccgaggcccagagaagtgacttgcccacagtcgcaagtggccgagccgggattcgaacccatgacctctgactcccaagcccgggctctttccaccgagccacgtgtcCTCCCCTTTGTTCCCGAACCGTGCCCCCGCATCCCCCTCCTGATGCCTTGCGATTTGGACGACAGCAATTCCATGTAATTTGCAATAGGCGTCGTCAATCCTACGGCGTTTCCAGCGACAGTgtttggatctgaaagctggacggtgaaaaaaaaacacaacagcaGAGAAACGGCATCGGTTCTTTGGAaacgtggtgttggagaaggcttttgcgaaatgtaataatgatgttggtgttggttaagcgcttcctatgtgccgagcactgttctaagcgctgggggagatccagggtcatcaggttgtcccacgtgaggttcccagtcttcatccccagtttccagatgaggtcactgaggcacggagaagtgaagtgacttgaccaaagtcacccagctgacaggtggcggagccgggattagaacccgtgacctctgactcctaagaccctgctctttccactgagccacgctgcttccgctacCATGGATcacgaataccatggactgcccgaaataCAAACAAATAGATCTTGGAACAAATTCAgcaaaagtggtctttggaaggccaaatgactcgacttagattagcatatctGGGacccataatcaggaggactaaatctctggagaagacacttacGCTAGGAAAGGTTcagggaaaacgaggaagaggcagaccagcagctggaTGGACAGAGACCTTAACAACGATACCGGAAGAAACGTTAGAAacgttgcggattatggcagtgGACTGGACgtcctggagaaagtatatccgtggagtcgccACGAATCGGAAACGACGCGActgcacttcataataataataattccacgtTCCCCCTTTTGCCCACACTTTGTGCTCTTGCGGACTTCAATCCTGACCTCCTCCAGCTAGTGACTATCCACGCTGAAGAATCCTCATCCTTTGCGCCGGCAAGTTGCTCCACCCTtcatcccttcttcctttctgcccTTCCTAAAGCGCAACCGCCAGAACCAGGCATGGCGTTCGGGTGCGGGGAGAGGACGGTCcggcgtcaatcaatcaatcctcgctcaatcaaccagtcatatttattgagtgcttactgtgtgcagagctctgtactaagcgcttgggaaagtagaatacaatacGGTGCCCTATCTGCCAGCTCCAGTCCGGGACCGATTCGACACGTGGCGCCTTTAGGTCCGCCATTTCTATTTCCAGCGCCCGGCCTTCTCCCATCTCAGGTTCTGCTGCCAAATAGTCTCGTGCCTGTGTTCACGGGACCCTGGGAGGGGGATAAAAGGACCCTGGAGCaaagggggtgaggggtgaagggACTCCTCAGCAACACGAAATTTTGTGgatttctgaaataataataataattgtggtactggttaagcgcttgctacgtgccaggcagcgtactaaacacactggggtggatccaagcaaatcgggttggaggcaatccctgtcccacgcggggctcacagtcttaatctccattttacagatgagggcactgaggcccagtgaagttaagcgacttgcccaaggtcacacagcagacgagcggtggaatcaggactagaacccaggtccttctgactcccaggccagtgctctgcccattaggccaccctgcttctctgtgacaCTGTTACGTGGCCTAAACTGCATCATCCTTGCTCTtgctggaatggagaggggaaggagagcagaccaCCCCTCCACAACCTGAGGCCAACCGGGCAGATGTGTGTAGACTCCATCCAAGGGTTCTCAACCTCCGCTCCGAGGGTCCGGCCTAGCACATTTTGCCTGGGACTTGTCCCGGATTTTAGGATCCACCTTcatccggggtggggagggaatctcCCAGGCCACCCCTTCTCCGGGAGGGAAGCAAGCCGGGGGACCTCCCCCCGACCCACAGTCGCCGTAGAAGCCTCAGCGGCTAGTCAGAGGGGAAGCCCACCAGATATCAGAGCCAACATCTTCCCAGGAAAGAGAGGAGTGAGGGTGCAGAAGGCTATGGTGACCCAGAGTTCACGCTAAAGAAAAACCTTTAGCTAggattgtacaatccaagcgcttagtccagcgctctgcacatagtaagcgctcagtaaatacgactgaatgaatgaatgaatgacccctccgGTGAccgcgggagggaggggcagcaTTTATCTTGGGCCAGGAAGCCCAGGCCCGGAGAGCGCTGGGTTTCACACATGGTCGTAAGGTCAGCTCCACTGCCCTTTCCCGCTGCCTGACGAGAGCTGAAGGTAAGGGAGTGGACTCCCGGCCGCAGGCCAAACCTGTTGGGGCCGAGCTAGACTGGGCAGTGGGCATGCCGGGCACATCCGTCGCCCGGCGCCGGGTCCTTTCGTCCTCCAGtctctccaccccatcccctaGGGGCTGGGGAACAGACCCCTCTCTGGTTCCCAGGAGACTGGGCAGAAGTTCgactgggaggagtggggagcggCTGACCGGAGGACCTACTGACCCCTCTGCTTCCACTTTCTGTGCTCTAGGAAGATGGACAAAATGGACCCCAGCCACTCCCCTTCTCAACTGCCCCTGTTGCGATGGGGCGAGAGGGCAAAAAGCTGGGGGAGACCtctttgcctccatctcccctccaggACCCCCAGGGGGCTGAGGTGGTTTCCTAGGGgatcccaccctcttccccgcccctccaGGGCCTGTGCTGACCCAAGACAggggaagcggtgcggcctagtggatagggcacgagcttgggaatccggagcttggattctaatcctacctctgccatgtgtctgctgtgtgatcttgggcaagtcgcttaccttctccgtgcctcagtaacttcatctgtaagacgggggttaagactatgagccccatgagggacgggggctgcgtccaacttgattagcttgtatctacttcagtgcttagaacagtgcctggcacacagtaagcactttacaaataccattaagaaaaataacAAGACTCTGGCTACCCCTCTTCTTGGTTTCTTCCGGGCCTCAgattcctgttctctcctctgcttTTGTGGTCAGAGCCTCAGGGGTCTGACCCAGGGCCTGTGGGAGACCCCTTGGAGGaccctgcctgtctcctcccatcCGGGTGGGCAGGCCACAGCACCACACCCCCGACCCACCAGGCTGGAAAGGAACAGGATTCTGACCCCTTCCATGTCCCCTTCAGCCGGAATccatccatcctcccttctcccactcacaCACCATTTTCTCCAGTCTTCAAGaaagcttccccttccctccctccctccttcagcccttgGACTCTAAAGGTGATCCCAGAGCCGGCCCCAGGCCGCTGTTTCGGACAGTGAGACAGAgacattcggggccaggccgggagaaGCCAGGGACCTCCTGTAAAACCAGAGGCCTACCCTCATCAGTGCATTTCCTCCCCGAAGCCCTTCCCAAAATGACAGTAAATCCTGCAACAGGAGCTAAGTGATGCATGTTCCACtgtgcttcgccacttgtctgctgcgtgaccctggtcaagtcacttaacttctctgcacctcagttccctcatctgtaaaatggggattaagaccgtgagcccccccgccccccccgcatatgggacagggactgtgtccaacctgattagcttgtatctagtccagcgcgtagaacggcgctcgacacatagtaagcgcttaacagatactatcattattattattattattatgttcttcctcaggggagggagaggaaggaggatggggacaAGCGGGAGGTCCTACAGCTAGGCCTCTGCCGAGCTCGACTCCCACACCCGCTCTGAATCCAT is a window from the Ornithorhynchus anatinus isolate Pmale09 chromosome 15, mOrnAna1.pri.v4, whole genome shotgun sequence genome containing:
- the RSAD1 gene encoding radical S-adenosyl methionine domain-containing protein 1, mitochondrial, which encodes MGRSSGGRKEWGGSPSGQLGAGLARFGVRAPCWARGAQRFAEGVGHATRTEPPAGQASNRADASATLYLHWPFCEKRCSYCNFNKYIPRGVDEAAMRACLVREAQTLLRLSQVKRVTSVFFGGGTPSLASPRTVSAVLEAVSRAAHVPADAEVTLEANPTSAAASRLEAFRASGVNRLSVGIQSLDDAELRLLGRTHTAAEALQTLEEARRLFPGRTSLDLMFGLPEQSVAAWRRQLTHLLQCCDDHLSLYQLSLERGTALFRRAQRGVLPAPAPEECESGREQMRESDGETWRAGQVAAGGAETKEELSPQKEQGALSSHNWAYWQGGQYIGVGPGAHGRFVPQGAGRDRREARIQTLEPDNWMREVLAFGHGTRKRVPLGELELLEEVLVLGLRTDVGVTHQHWRRFDPHLTLWDAFGACEEVKQMQAQGLLILDGRGLRCSWEGLAVLDSLLLPLLNQLQRSWGQGPDHPSVGLRSEA